A genomic region of uncultured Paludibaculum sp. contains the following coding sequences:
- a CDS encoding Gfo/Idh/MocA family oxidoreductase, with amino-acid sequence MKELRVGMMGYGFMGRTHSNAYKRLTDFFPVHHKPVLKAVCARNAEKAQAFADNWGYERVETDWRKVVEAPDIDLIDIGTPNDTHYEMALAAAKNGKMVCCEKPLALNVAQAEEMTKAVEAAGVPNMVWFNYRRVPAIALAKQVVDEGRIGRPFHYRATYLQDWTIATDVPQGGAGLWRLDSEVAGSGVTGDLLAHSIDTAMWLNGPIASVVAKTETFVKERVHAVTGKVQPVGIDDACMFLAVFANGSMGTFESTRYARGRKNFNTFELNGADGSIYFDLEEPEYLQYFEYLQKQSGKKLESHLTGWRKIHVTNSEHPYMNRYWVPGTCIGYEHTFLNALADFVMGIESGKPAEPTFRNALQTQKVCDAVLESARAGSWKETGV; translated from the coding sequence ATGAAGGAACTCCGCGTCGGCATGATGGGCTATGGCTTCATGGGCCGTACGCACTCCAACGCCTACAAACGGCTGACGGACTTCTTCCCCGTCCACCACAAGCCCGTCCTCAAGGCCGTGTGCGCGCGTAACGCCGAGAAGGCCCAGGCCTTCGCCGACAACTGGGGCTACGAGCGCGTCGAGACCGACTGGCGCAAGGTCGTCGAAGCTCCGGACATCGACCTGATCGACATCGGCACGCCCAACGACACCCACTACGAGATGGCTCTGGCCGCCGCGAAGAACGGCAAGATGGTCTGCTGCGAAAAGCCGCTGGCCCTCAACGTGGCCCAAGCCGAGGAGATGACGAAGGCAGTGGAAGCCGCCGGCGTGCCCAACATGGTCTGGTTCAACTACCGCCGTGTGCCCGCCATCGCGCTCGCCAAGCAGGTGGTGGACGAAGGCCGCATCGGCCGTCCATTCCACTACCGTGCCACTTACCTCCAGGATTGGACTATCGCCACCGACGTGCCGCAGGGCGGCGCCGGCCTGTGGCGGCTGGACTCGGAAGTCGCCGGCAGCGGCGTCACGGGCGATCTGCTGGCTCACTCCATCGACACGGCCATGTGGCTCAACGGCCCCATCGCCAGCGTCGTGGCCAAGACCGAGACGTTCGTGAAGGAACGCGTCCATGCAGTCACCGGCAAGGTACAGCCCGTCGGCATCGACGATGCGTGCATGTTCCTGGCCGTGTTCGCCAATGGCTCCATGGGTACGTTTGAATCCACCCGCTATGCGCGCGGCCGCAAGAACTTCAACACGTTCGAGCTGAACGGCGCCGACGGCAGCATCTACTTCGATCTGGAAGAGCCCGAATACCTGCAGTACTTCGAATACCTGCAAAAGCAGTCCGGCAAGAAGCTGGAAAGCCATCTCACCGGATGGCGCAAGATCCACGTTACCAACTCCGAGCACCCCTACATGAACCGCTACTGGGTGCCGGGCACGTGCATCGGCTACGAGCACACCTTCCTCAACGCTCTGGCTGATTTTGTCATGGGGATAGAGTCGGGCAAGCCCGCCGAACCCACCTTCCGCAACGCGCTCCAAACGCAGAAAGTCTGCGACGCGGTTCTGGAGAGCGCTCGCGCGGGAAGCTGGAAAGAAACAGGAGTATAG
- a CDS encoding FAD-binding protein, which produces MSTPVVNYDGSITASPAQLVFPESVADIQVVLRDPQRYPSPVRAMGSYHSLTPCASSDGTMLNMSRMNRVLNIDMAGGTITAQAGIQFIDASKELRKHDLQFMTNIEIGNMTLGSAACCQTKDALDGIEFGQVNSYLTRVKWVTPAGDLAEASEDQDPELLRMVRGSYGLCGVIYEVTFRIKAIEAIHLTYLPRPVEELTQEEVDQLMDTSEGLICWTVGRTAVFQQRRRVEDTNIFGGLLAAFRRRLWNNSGAYAGHLLESFVDDAGVRDKLQKGLFHLDEFLYGTLRLFGGITILAPDKTIDYSKTKTAAKYAFTFWAFPRSRWLAVLRDYLDFADEHHKATGFRCNMPLGAYHIHRDTHSILSYSHDEEIFSIDPIHAPVDLPAWQNFLRAFNEFSFQRGGIPLLNQSPFIERRHVEAAYGQRWNELSDWIAQMDPTGRMLNPYFAALLSK; this is translated from the coding sequence ATGTCCACCCCAGTCGTGAACTACGATGGCAGCATCACGGCCTCGCCGGCCCAGCTCGTCTTTCCCGAGTCCGTCGCAGACATCCAGGTGGTCCTCCGCGATCCCCAGCGCTATCCCAGCCCCGTCCGCGCCATGGGCAGCTATCACTCCCTCACGCCCTGCGCCTCCTCAGACGGCACCATGCTCAACATGTCGCGCATGAACCGGGTCCTCAACATCGACATGGCTGGTGGCACCATCACCGCCCAGGCCGGCATCCAGTTCATCGACGCCTCGAAGGAACTCCGCAAGCACGATCTCCAGTTCATGACCAACATCGAGATCGGCAACATGACCCTGGGCTCCGCCGCCTGCTGCCAGACCAAGGACGCCCTCGACGGCATCGAGTTCGGCCAAGTCAATTCCTACCTCACGCGCGTCAAGTGGGTGACACCCGCCGGCGATCTCGCCGAAGCGTCGGAAGACCAGGACCCTGAACTCCTCCGTATGGTGCGCGGCAGTTATGGCCTTTGTGGTGTCATCTACGAGGTCACCTTCCGCATCAAGGCCATCGAGGCGATCCATCTCACGTATCTCCCCAGGCCGGTGGAGGAGCTTACCCAGGAAGAGGTCGACCAGCTCATGGACACCTCCGAGGGCCTCATCTGTTGGACCGTCGGCCGGACTGCTGTCTTTCAGCAGCGCCGCCGCGTGGAGGATACGAATATCTTCGGCGGGCTCCTCGCAGCCTTCCGCCGCCGCCTCTGGAACAACAGCGGGGCCTATGCCGGGCACCTGCTCGAGTCGTTCGTCGACGATGCAGGTGTGCGCGACAAGCTGCAGAAAGGACTCTTCCACCTGGACGAATTCCTCTACGGGACCCTGCGGCTCTTCGGCGGCATCACCATCCTCGCGCCAGACAAGACAATCGACTACAGCAAGACCAAGACCGCGGCCAAGTATGCGTTCACCTTCTGGGCCTTTCCGCGCTCCCGCTGGCTTGCCGTGCTCCGCGACTACCTCGACTTTGCTGACGAACACCACAAGGCCACCGGCTTCCGGTGCAATATGCCCCTGGGCGCCTATCACATCCACCGCGACACACATTCGATCCTCTCGTACAGCCACGACGAGGAGATCTTCTCCATTGATCCCATCCACGCGCCGGTCGATCTGCCCGCCTGGCAGAACTTCCTGCGGGCCTTCAATGAATTCTCCTTCCAGCGCGGGGGCATCCCCTTACTGAACCAGAGCCCGTTCATCGAGCGCCGCCACGTCGAAGCCGCTTACGGACAGCGCTGGAACGAACTGTCTGACTGGATCGCCCAAATGGACCCCACGGGCCGCATGCTGAATCCCTACTTCGCGGCGCTTCTGTCAAAGTGA
- a CDS encoding sugar phosphate isomerase/epimerase family protein has product MGKRISIGSWAYTIGPYASHPVPFGEVCDQLKALGFDGVELGAFPPHPNPGNPNGPDSEWPGAMPEKSQRADLKAELAAKGLGLSGIAANLWGEKLINTDDQTKYISEFKRNAEFAQDLGIGGVRVDAVQPPTILRDVDYDTALKRVVSTWKTCAEIASDYGLYVTWEFEPGFAFNKPSDIARVHDGVNRPNFGLMYDTCHGQMVGVNGTRQEGKKEVFPNQVEFLRFLTGRINHIHLIDSDNTCHKDAEGNDETSAHPPFGQGVIDFDEVLPALIRASAAPHNWWTIDLCFWPDAWKATESCKKAVDKLNARYGG; this is encoded by the coding sequence ATGGGTAAGAGAATTTCGATCGGATCGTGGGCCTATACCATCGGCCCCTATGCCAGCCATCCAGTTCCTTTTGGGGAGGTCTGCGACCAGCTTAAGGCACTGGGTTTTGACGGAGTGGAGTTGGGTGCGTTCCCGCCCCACCCGAATCCAGGCAATCCCAATGGCCCCGACTCGGAGTGGCCCGGGGCCATGCCCGAAAAGTCGCAGCGCGCCGACCTCAAGGCCGAGCTCGCCGCCAAAGGCTTGGGCCTCAGCGGCATCGCCGCCAATCTCTGGGGCGAGAAGCTCATCAATACCGACGACCAGACGAAGTACATCTCGGAGTTCAAGCGCAACGCCGAGTTCGCGCAAGACCTGGGGATCGGCGGTGTGCGCGTGGACGCCGTTCAACCGCCCACCATCCTGCGCGACGTCGACTACGACACGGCTCTGAAGCGCGTCGTCAGCACCTGGAAGACCTGCGCCGAGATCGCATCGGACTACGGTCTCTATGTCACCTGGGAGTTCGAGCCCGGGTTCGCGTTCAACAAACCCAGCGACATCGCCCGCGTGCACGACGGCGTGAACCGCCCCAACTTCGGCCTCATGTACGACACGTGCCACGGCCAGATGGTGGGCGTGAATGGCACGCGGCAGGAAGGCAAGAAGGAGGTCTTCCCCAACCAGGTGGAGTTCCTGCGCTTCCTCACCGGTCGCATCAATCACATCCACCTGATCGACAGCGACAACACCTGCCACAAGGACGCGGAAGGCAACGACGAAACCTCGGCTCACCCGCCCTTCGGTCAAGGTGTCATCGACTTCGACGAAGTGCTGCCGGCCCTCATCAGGGCCTCGGCCGCGCCGCACAACTGGTGGACGATCGACCTCTGCTTCTGGCCCGACGCCTGGAAGGCCACCGAGTCCTGCAAGAAGGCAGTCGACAAACTCAACGCGAGGTACGGAGGATGA
- a CDS encoding carboxylesterase family protein, which translates to MKANRRHFIQTLGTSSAGLAIGTAAMVTAPEIAQAKGNDGQLLLVGDNIAVTNTQYGKVRGYVLRGIHHFLGMPYGADTSGPNRFMPPRKPTAWTGVYPALFYGNSAPQNMENRYANQFASFRDHWNYGDVSEDCLRVNVFTPGINDGKKRPVLFWIHGGGFTAGNAIEQDGYGGENFARLGNAVVCSINHRLGPLGFCNLAGVGGEKFAASGNVGMMDIVASLEWVRDNIADFGGDPNNVTIMGQSGGGAKVCILTAMPSAKGLFHKAVVLSGASRKSGEKAFSEKLGAAVVKEAGLSPAELDKLQAMPWKEFYAIATKAQQGVAREAGPGGGMMRGFSPVVDGTILPQHPYDPVGAPTAANVPMIISSVENEQSPSWTDSSLDAVTLDEVAEKVKLRAGFGAGFGDKAKDVVESYAKAFPGKKPVEIWSLVSSNRQSVVALADVKSKQPAPVYVDWFTWQPPLFDNRARAFHCVDICFWLYNTDVMLTHTGGGPRPKALSTKMAGALLQFMKTGDPNGGGLPPWPKYTAAKGETMVLDDTCKVENDPDREARKALPSLT; encoded by the coding sequence ATGAAAGCCAACAGGCGTCACTTCATCCAGACATTGGGGACGAGTTCAGCCGGACTCGCCATCGGCACGGCCGCCATGGTCACAGCCCCCGAAATCGCCCAGGCGAAAGGCAACGATGGGCAGTTGCTGCTGGTTGGCGACAACATCGCCGTCACCAATACTCAATATGGAAAGGTCCGAGGTTACGTCCTGCGGGGCATTCATCACTTCCTCGGCATGCCGTACGGCGCGGACACCTCCGGGCCCAACCGGTTCATGCCTCCGCGCAAGCCCACCGCGTGGACGGGTGTTTATCCGGCGCTTTTCTACGGCAACTCGGCGCCGCAGAACATGGAGAACCGTTACGCGAATCAGTTCGCCTCGTTCCGCGACCATTGGAACTACGGCGACGTCAGCGAGGACTGTCTGCGCGTCAATGTCTTCACGCCGGGGATCAACGACGGCAAGAAACGGCCGGTGCTCTTCTGGATCCATGGCGGCGGGTTCACGGCCGGCAACGCGATCGAGCAGGACGGCTACGGCGGGGAGAACTTCGCCCGGCTGGGCAACGCAGTGGTCTGCTCCATCAACCACAGGCTGGGCCCCCTGGGCTTCTGCAATCTGGCCGGCGTGGGCGGCGAAAAGTTCGCGGCCTCTGGCAACGTCGGCATGATGGACATCGTAGCGTCGCTGGAATGGGTCCGCGACAATATCGCCGACTTCGGCGGTGATCCGAACAATGTCACCATCATGGGGCAGTCCGGTGGCGGCGCCAAGGTGTGCATCCTCACCGCGATGCCTTCAGCCAAGGGCCTGTTCCACAAGGCCGTGGTCCTCAGCGGAGCCTCGCGGAAATCCGGCGAGAAGGCCTTCTCCGAGAAGTTGGGCGCCGCGGTTGTGAAAGAGGCTGGGCTGAGCCCGGCCGAGTTGGACAAGCTCCAGGCCATGCCCTGGAAGGAGTTCTATGCCATTGCCACGAAGGCCCAGCAGGGCGTAGCCAGAGAAGCGGGACCGGGCGGCGGCATGATGCGCGGCTTCAGCCCCGTCGTCGACGGCACAATTCTGCCCCAGCATCCCTACGATCCCGTGGGCGCGCCCACCGCCGCTAATGTGCCAATGATCATCAGCTCTGTCGAAAACGAGCAGTCGCCCAGTTGGACCGACTCCTCGCTGGACGCCGTCACCCTGGACGAGGTAGCGGAGAAGGTTAAGCTCCGGGCGGGCTTCGGCGCCGGGTTCGGAGACAAGGCGAAGGACGTGGTGGAATCCTACGCGAAGGCGTTTCCGGGCAAAAAGCCAGTGGAGATCTGGTCGCTGGTCAGCAGCAACCGGCAATCCGTGGTTGCGCTGGCGGATGTCAAATCCAAACAGCCCGCCCCCGTCTACGTCGACTGGTTCACCTGGCAGCCGCCTCTATTCGACAACCGCGCTCGTGCCTTCCATTGCGTCGACATCTGTTTCTGGCTCTACAACACCGACGTGATGCTGACGCATACGGGCGGCGGCCCGAGGCCGAAAGCGCTGTCGACGAAGATGGCCGGAGCGCTGTTGCAGTTCATGAAGACAGGCGATCCCAATGGCGGCGGCCTGCCCCCATGGCCGAAGTACACAGCGGCCAAGGGCGAGACCATGGTCCTGGACGACACATGCAAGGTAGAGAACGATCCGGATCGGGAGGCGAGGAAGGCGCTGCCCAGCCTCACCTAA